Genomic segment of Bartonella bacilliformis KC583:
AATCCTGATGAAAAGAATAAATCTGAGAAAAAGCGTCATAATAGGAAAAAAGAAGATTGATCTTCTTTTTTATCATAAAGTAAAATGTCGTTTACAATGTTGGAATAATATTTCTCTTTGAAAGAGTTAAATGTGTCACTGTTTTTACCCTTTAAAAACTATGACCTCTCCCTCCCTAACCCAGACCAATGTTGGCTGGGTTTTGGTATCACTGAAGTCCCTGACAGACAATGGATACAAAATCTTGAAATTATAACTTCTTGGCGCCCAGATTTTTTAAAATTTATTGACGCGAAATTTTGTTGCTACCCCCAAATAAACAAAAACTGCACATATTATGATGGTGGACTTCTACACTTAAATAAATATCGTTGTTTCAATCAAGACCGTTTTCTTGATTTGCTAACACATGTTAAACCAGGGGGATGGATTGTTATCAGTGGAAAAAAGACCACTGGTGCAGTCTCAATGATGAAATGGATTCAAAAAGTTATTCCTATCAGCAATAAATTATCCAAAAATCACGGTCTTGTATTTTGGCTTCAAGTGCCGCAACAAATAAATCAAGACAATATCCAACATTTGCGCTCATTTCCGATTAGTTTTGACAATAAATTTCAAACCACTTCTGGTATGTTTTCTCATGGTCGTATTGATCCAGGATCTGCTATGCTGGTCCGTCATATGCCAAAAGTTATTTCTGGAAAAACGGCTGATTTTGGTGCTGGCTGGGGCTTTCTTTCTTATTCTGCTCT
This window contains:
- a CDS encoding class I SAM-dependent methyltransferase, which encodes MSLFLPFKNYDLSLPNPDQCWLGFGITEVPDRQWIQNLEIITSWRPDFLKFIDAKFCCYPQINKNCTYYDGGLLHLNKYRCFNQDRFLDLLTHVKPGGWIVISGKKTTGAVSMMKWIQKVIPISNKLSKNHGLVFWLQVPQQINQDNIQHLRSFPISFDNKFQTTSGMFSHGRIDPGSAMLVRHMPKVISGKTADFGAGWGFLSYSALEMSESLTALDLYEADYNALEAAKQHIKHITSPIPINFYWHDIVHEPIIDLYDTIISNPPFHTPCTTDISLGKHFITNAAKYLKPGGRLLLVANHHLPYEILLKSLFRTIFIHEEANGFKVIEAR